The DNA sequence TAATGATGGTGAGATCATTAGATATTGATAAAGatctatttagatcttaaaagtaaataaaatgaaaaactactTGGTGCTGAAGTACCCTATCTTAGTGCTATAAGAGTACTAATATATCTTGTTAATTATACTCTATCTGATATagttgctgtaaatttgttagcaagatatagttcttcagcTATAACAAGATACATTagaatggagtaaaacaaatagTATGTTACCTTAAGGACACTatgaatatgagcttattttacccaaatgattcaaaattagatctaatgggttatgcagataCAGGTTATTTATCAAATCCGCATAATGGTCGATCActagatctaatgggttatgcagataCAGGTTCTTTATCAAATCCGCATAATGGTCAATCActagatctaatgggttatgcagatacaggttatttatcagatcctcatatctgttcacatgtggtagcacaacaATTTCATGGCGATGAGACAAGTcgtgaatgtgtttggttaaggtctataattcaacatgtgcgacaaacttgtggtttatccttgaaaaatatgaaaccaacaaccatatatgaagacaatagtgcatgcatttctcaattgaaagaaggatgtaTTAAAGGAGacataacaaaacatattcttccaaaattgtttttcactcatgatcttcaaagaaatggtgatgtaaAGATCCAAAATATTTGTTCATGTGAAAAcctagcagatttatttacaaagtctttgccaaggagaacttttgagcaattggttcacaagattGGACTTCATGTtgatgatgtaagtttacaggagggaaaagggaaagaaataaaagatgtaaagaacaatattatatagaatgatgtaatttttttcctttttttatcccaaagggttttttcctagtaaggttttaacgagacatattcttttatcaatggataCCTaaggggagtgttatgaattaatggtcgtccattgtgTACTTGACACGATTGATACTCATATAATTCATTAttctttatgtaatattttgtattaactatttgatttatatCATTTCTGGGTTATCATGTTGTATCTGTAAATAGGACTCGTCTTATCAGTAATAAGACAGAAATGCAAACAGAAGTTGTTctctactctctcattctctattatTCATCTccttcttttatctcttattacctttatctCTTATAACATGTTATCAACACGAGGGGTTATCCAAATGAGCgtgaaggcatatttttttatctccttAAGGACAGCGCTCTACATTCTTCAATCGAGGTTCTTCCtaattttttctcattcacaaactttatcttatatttttttttgtgatgataattgtttgatttttttttcttctgtcgtattattattattattattatttgatttcagTAATTTCgtacatgaaatttgattatattaatattttctgtGCTAGTTCTAAAACATGTCAAATCTTACAAAGCTTAAATTTACGGCCCTTTATATTTCGGAGAAGAATTATTTATCATGGATTTTAGATGCTGAAATTCATGTAGATGCAATAGGTCTTGATGATGCTATCAAAGAAGGAAATAAAGCATCTCAACAAGATAAAGCTAAAACTATGATTTTCCTTCGTCGTCATCTTCATGAAGGGTTGAAAATTGAATACCTTACAACAAAAGACCCTTTTGTAATGtggaaaaatttaaatgaaagatatgacccttcatttaattatgttcttgaattttgttttgaacttcttaattctttttaaagttttcactttaattatattctttaattttgttttttaaaattttaatcatcatattGAATTCTtctttcaaagtttttaaattctttttcttaaattctattttctcacttttcttaattttttaaactcttcattttcattaatttattgaattacttatttctacactttctttacttattttttaattttatttttttaaacttttacatatcatattgagttcttctcttaaagtttctaaattctttttctagaattctattttctcacttttcttaaatttttaaactcttcattttgattaacttcttgaattacttatttttaaactttctttacttatttttatttccttgaattttattatattaaactttttgaattcttttttaaagttgttatcaacttcttgatcattttcaaatctctaattatgttcttgaatttgtttttgtaaaattttactcatcatattgagttcttctcttaaagctTTTAAGttctttttcttgaattctattttctcatttttctttatttttttaaaacttctcattttgattaacttcttgaattacttatttttacactttctttacttatttttcttttcttgaattttattttcttaattttttgaattcttttttaaagttcttatcaacttcttgatcattttcaaatctctaattatgttcttgaatttgtttttgtaaaattttactcTTCATAAttagttcttctcttaaagtttttaaattctttttcttgaaatctattttctcactttttctaatttttttaaactcttcattttcattaacgtcttgaattacttatttttacactttctttacttttattttcttaatatttttgaattcttttttaaagttcttatcaacttcttgatcctatTCAAATCtctaattatgttcttgaatttgtttttgtaaaattttaatcttcataatcagttcttctcttaaagtttttaaattctttttcttgaaatctattttctcacttttcctaatttttttaaactcttcattttcattaacgtcttgaattacttatttttacactttctttacttttattttcttgaattttaatttcttaaactttttgaaatcttttttaaagttgttatcaacttcttgattcttttcaaatctctaattatgttcttgaaattgtttttgtaaaattttgctcatcatattgagttcttgtcttaaagtttttaaattctattttctcacttttcgtaatttttttaaactcttcattttcattaacttcttgaattacttattttacactttctttatttattttttctttttttgaattttatattcttaaactttatgaattcttttttaaagttgttatcaacttcttgattctttttaactctaattatgttcttgaatttcgttttgtaaaattttaatcatcatattgagttcttctcttaaagtttctaaattctttttcttcaattctattttctcacttttcttaattttttttaaactcttcattttcattaacttcctgaattacttatttttacactttctttacttatttttcttttcttgaattttattttcttaaactttttgaattcttttttaaagtttttatcaacttcttgatctttttcaaatctctaattatgttcttgaattttgttttggaaaattttacttatcatattgagttcttctcttaaagttttaaattctttttcttttgatctattttctcactttaaattcaacggataattcatttacaaaaattggctAACCAATTACCATATGTTTTTACTGACACcaaaagggtaactaagtcgcatatacTTGTTGTTAATgctccaatcagaattgatattcctgttggacaatctaatatagcaaatgaatctcaaacacggCTAAAGCGTGGTAATCATGTcagttccaaagataaaaatcatcgaatgagaaaaagggaaaaaggcaagatggcctagtcgagggggtaaaagtcccaaaagattcttttgacataattaatgattcggttccagaagaacctcagatacttgaaattgttgaaaatgatgagatctcgataaattatgtcatgaatcataaaatatggaaccgaaataaagtcaatattgacgaggcttttgcatataatgtagcaaaggatgttataactgacaatgaggatcaagaaccaatgatAATTGACGATTTtcaacaaagaaatgattggccaaaatggaaagatgcaattcaagcagaattagattcgcttgctaaacgaaaggtctttggacctgtagttcgcaTACCTAAGGGTGTAAAACCTATTAGgtacagatgggtttttgtacaaaaacgaaatgagaatggtTAAATTGTTAGATATAAAGcacggttagttgctcaaggtttttcacaaagacctggtattgattttgaggagacatattctccagtgttggatgcaacaacatttagatatttaattagccttgttgcacaagaaggtcTGAATTtacacctcatggatgttgttacagcctatttATATGACTCTTTggagaatgatatttatatgaaactccctgaaggatttaatttGCCTAACaaaacaaattctaaagaggattattcaattaaattgaataagtccctttatggattgaaacaatcaggacgtatgtggtataaccgtcttAGTGAGTACTTGTTAAAGGAATGGtataaaaatgatcctatttgtcattgtatttatatgaaaagatccgataatgaatttgtcataattgttgtttatgtagatgacctAAACATAGTTTGAACTCCTactgagctcacaaaggcaattgattatttatagaaagaatttgagatgaaggatcttggaaggacaaagttttgtttaggattacaaattgagtatttaaataaaggtgtttttgCACATCAAAAAGCTTATATAAtgaaagtgcttaaaaagttctgtatggacaaatcacattcattatgcactccaatggtggtgaagtcattagatgttgataaagacccttctagacctcaagaaaaatatgaagaattatttggTCCtaaagtaccatatcttagtgctataggagcactaatgtatcttgctaattatactcaacctgatatagcatttgctataaatttgttaacaagatatagttcttcacctacaagaagacattggaatggagtaaaacaaatactttgTTACCTTAGGGAcactatgaatatgggcttATTTTActcaaatgattcaaaattagatctaatgggttatgcatatgtaggttatttatcagatccttataatggtcgatcacaaataggatatttgttcacatgtggtggcacaacgatttcatggcgatctgtgaaacaaacaataacagcaacatcgtcaaatcatgcaaaaatcttagcattacatgaggtaagtcgtgaatgtgtttggttaaggtctataattcaacatgtggacaaacttgtggtttatccttggaaaaaatgaaatccaacaaccatatataaagacaatagtgcatgcattgctcaattgaaagaagaatatattaaaggagacataacaaaacatattcttccaaaattctttttcactcatgatcttcaaagaaattgtgatgtagagatccaaaagattcgctcatgtgaaaatctagcagatttatttacaaagtctttgccaaggaaaacttttgagcaattggttcacaagattGAACTCTGTCCTGTtgatgatgtaagtttacatgagggggagaattAGAAGATGTaaagaacaaaattatatagaatgatgtactctttttatCGCAACGGGGTTTTTCTAGTAAAGTTTTAACCagacacattcttttatcaatggatacccaagggggagtgttatgaattaatgatcgTCCATTGGTTTGATAGatataattattcatataattgatacGATTGATACTTATATAATTCATTAATTCATTACTCttgatgtaatattttatattaactatttgatttatatCTTTTCTGGATTATCATGTTGGATCTATAAATAGGGACTCGTCCTATTagtaataagacacacatacaAATAGAAGTTATTCCCTActttctcattctctattcttcatctccttcttctctcttattacctttattttataacaaatattatttttaagaacttTTTCCCAAAGCAATATACTAGTTGGGTGTTACTTCCTCCACCCTGTCAATTTATCTCCTTGAACACTAtcaaactttttgaaaaattatttcttttaaataaaggaGAAGGTGAGAGTGTCTACTGAAAAAAAAGTGAGTGAGTATCTTCTGAAAATTATGTTTCCAAAAATGATTTAatgtgtttaaaaataaaaacaaaaataatataaaaaatatatatagggTGTAGAAAGTAACATGCATACTATTTTCACGTTCCGGAAGTCTTCCCTACAAAAACAATCtcattttccaaattttttcctaaattagGTGTAAATACCAATACATGTTCTCCGACAACGACGCAAAGCCAAAGATTATTTGTTTCCCGTTATACCTTCCCTTTTTCCTCGCTAACACGGAAAACAAAACCCCAAATTCCTATATTAGGGTTCAATCCAATTTCAATTCCGAAACCTCCCATTCTCCCAATCCTCCAAATCCCAAAACTTCCCCTCTTACAGAGTCCTCAAATCTAGCACGGCGAGCTCTCGCGGCTCGCCATCTCCAACAATAACCATGTGGACATTCCCACCCTCTCGCCACCGGTTCCTCGCCGCCGCGATCATCGTCGTTGCACTTTGCATGATTCTACCCGTTTCGATGGCGACACAACCGCTGAAATTGTGCATGCTAACGACGCCGACGCCGACGTGCCCCGTTAAGTGCTTCGTCGCCAAACCGGTTTGCGGCGAGGACGGCGTAACGTACTGGTGCGGTTGCCATGAGGCAGCGTGTGCCGGCGTGGAGGTTGAGAGAATAGGTCCCTGTGTAGAGGGGAATGGGGGATCGGCACCGATTCCTGGACAGGCTCTCCTTTTGGTGCACATTGTGTGGCTCATCTTGTTGGGGTTCTCCGTCTTGTTCGgtcttttttagttttatggGGTTTGTGTATGGTTCCATGATTGGTTCTTTTCAATTCTTTGAGGTTCTTTTGTAAATTAACCAC is a window from the Vigna unguiculata cultivar IT97K-499-35 chromosome 7, ASM411807v1, whole genome shotgun sequence genome containing:
- the LOC114190171 gene encoding uncharacterized protein LOC114190171 codes for the protein MWTFPPSRHRFLAAAIIVVALCMILPVSMATQPLKLCMLTTPTPTCPVKCFVAKPVCGEDGVTYWCGCHEAACAGVEVERIGPCVEGNGGSAPIPGQALLLVHIVWLILLGFSVLFGLF